The Geminocystis sp. NIES-3708 genomic sequence TGGGCATTATAGATACAGTAACAACTACATCAGATCTGCTTTATAGCAAAAAAGATGCAGAAAGAATGTATTAAATACTCTATTTAGTATTTTTATTTTAATCTGTAACAAATAGTAGAAAATCAATCTGTGAGGACAACTTAGGATAAAAGTCTTATCTTTAATCGATATTCTTAGCATCCTAATCAATGTCCTTAAAAGATTAAATAAGATAATTATTGTGGAGGTTTATAGTGAGCGTCCCGACAATGGCAGCTCCTCCTACTCCTTGGTCAAAAAATTTAGCGGAACCAAAAGTAGATAATAGTGCTTATATTCATTCTTTCTCTAATTTGATTGGAGATGTGAAAGTCGGAGCAAATGTGTTAATTGCCCCCGGTACTTCCATTCGTGCGGATGAAGGTACTCCTTTTCACATTGGTGATGGTAGCAATATTCAGGATGGAGTTGTAATTCATGGACTAGAGCAAGGTAGAGTTCAAGGTGATGATGGTCAAGACTATTCCGTTTGGATTGGTGAGGATTCTTGTATTACCCACTTGGCCTTAATTCATGGTCCTGCTTATGTGGGTAATCACTGTTTTATCGGTTTTCGCTCAACGGTATTTAATGCCAGAGTTGGGGATGGTTGTATCGTAATGATGCACGTTCTGATTCAGGATGTAGAAATACCTGCGGGGAAATATGTGCCTTCTGGTTCAGTGATTACTAATCAACAACAAGCTGATCGCCTTCCTGATGTGCAACCAGAAGATAAGGAATTTGCTGCCCATGTAGTCCATATTAATGAAGCATTAGCCGCCGGTTATCATTGTGCTGATAATCATGCTTGTATTAATCCTATTAAACAAAGTAATAACGGGGAAGTCAAAACCTCAACCCATAATAAAACTAATGGTTCTCAACCAGTAACTAATATGAGTTTAAATACAGATATTATCAATCAAGTCAAGTCTCTGTTAAGACAGGGTTCTACTATTGGAGTGGAACATGCTAACACCCGTCGTTTTAAAAGCAAATCTTGGTTAAGTGCTTCTTTAAATGCGACTAATGAAAGCGGAATTTTAGCAGAATTAGGCAATATACTAAATGAACATAAAGGGGAATATGTACGTTTAATTGGGGTTGATCCTCAGGCTAAACGTAGAATTGCTGAAACCATTATTCAACGTCCAGGAGATGTTCCTGCACCAGTACAAGCTAGTAATGGTAACACGGCTAAAGTAAACAGTAATGGTAATGGTCATGCACCTCTGAGTAAAGGCAATGGTGACTTAGCCAGCGAAATTAAATCATTAATTCAAGGTGGTTATAATATCGGTGTGGAATATGCTGATACTCGTCGTTTTAAAACCAAGTCTTGGTTAACGGCCCCTAGTGTTAATACCAGATCTGTTAACGAAGCTATTAACATTATTCAAGGTTATTTAACAGAGTTGAGTGGAAACTATGTCCAACTTGTGGGAGTTGATCCTCAAGCCAAACGTCGTGTATCTCAAGTGATTATTCAACGTCCGGGAGAAACTGCTACTATATCCAGCAATGGTAACGGTGCAAGTTCTACTTATAAAACTCCTAGAAATAATGGTAACGGTGCAAGTTTTGGTAATAGTACTTTGAGTGCTGAAGCCATCGCCCAAGTTCGTTCTTTATTATCTCAAGGGTATCAAATAAGTACTGAACACGCTGATATTCGCCGTTTCAAAAGTAAATCTTGGCAAAGTTGTTCCCCCATTCAAGGCACAACAGAAAGTCAAGTTATCTCCGCTTTAGAGGCTTGTGTACAAGATCATACTGGAGAATATGTTCGTTTAATCGGTATTGATACTCAAGCAAAACGTCGAGTATTAGAAATGATTATTCAACGTCCAGGGCAAACTAATCAAGCTCAACCTGTAACCAGTAAAGGTAGCAACGGTAATGGTGCAAGTGCCTATACCCAGACTCAAAATGGTAGTAGTTCTCTCGATGCTAACACTTTAGCTCAAGTGCGTTCTCTCTTATCTCAAGGGTATCGTATTGGTACTGAACACGCTGATGTACGTCGTTTTAAAAGCAAATCTTGGCAAAGTTGTTCTCCTATCGAGGCTAACAACGAAAGTCAGGTAATTTCGGCTTTAGAGGCTTGTGTGAAAGATCATAGCGGTGAATATGTCCGTTTAATCGGCATTGATACCAAAGCTAAACGTCGTGTTTTAGAAACCATCATTCAAAGACCGTAATATTTTATCAAAGACAGTTGAACAGGTGGATAGGTAAACAAAAGAAGTCGGACAAAACAAATCTTTTGCTTATTACCTTTTGCCTGT encodes the following:
- a CDS encoding ribulose bisphosphate carboxylase small subunit is translated as MAAPPTPWSKNLAEPKVDNSAYIHSFSNLIGDVKVGANVLIAPGTSIRADEGTPFHIGDGSNIQDGVVIHGLEQGRVQGDDGQDYSVWIGEDSCITHLALIHGPAYVGNHCFIGFRSTVFNARVGDGCIVMMHVLIQDVEIPAGKYVPSGSVITNQQQADRLPDVQPEDKEFAAHVVHINEALAAGYHCADNHACINPIKQSNNGEVKTSTHNKTNGSQPVTNMSLNTDIINQVKSLLRQGSTIGVEHANTRRFKSKSWLSASLNATNESGILAELGNILNEHKGEYVRLIGVDPQAKRRIAETIIQRPGDVPAPVQASNGNTAKVNSNGNGHAPLSKGNGDLASEIKSLIQGGYNIGVEYADTRRFKTKSWLTAPSVNTRSVNEAINIIQGYLTELSGNYVQLVGVDPQAKRRVSQVIIQRPGETATISSNGNGASSTYKTPRNNGNGASFGNSTLSAEAIAQVRSLLSQGYQISTEHADIRRFKSKSWQSCSPIQGTTESQVISALEACVQDHTGEYVRLIGIDTQAKRRVLEMIIQRPGQTNQAQPVTSKGSNGNGASAYTQTQNGSSSLDANTLAQVRSLLSQGYRIGTEHADVRRFKSKSWQSCSPIEANNESQVISALEACVKDHSGEYVRLIGIDTKAKRRVLETIIQRP